In the genome of Quercus robur chromosome 3, dhQueRobu3.1, whole genome shotgun sequence, one region contains:
- the LOC126719354 gene encoding uncharacterized protein LOC126719354: MNGKMNSDIKVEDSGEMKRFFVGPSCPLKLQFLHHVHSSPLAGHSRFLKSYHRAKSDFYLYGMKFDLKKFIKECDICQRIKSDILSYRQTEVVNRSLEQYLRAFTIDRPHQWASWLPLAEFWFNSSFHTSLQLTPFETLYGFPPPKLQGYVLGTTRVDALDSLLSQRQVVLDTLKVHLATAQARMKTQADRHRQERSFAVGDWLGQHVTPLPTLPPVDESGQVFTEPVVVLQKRTKSLRSRVITEVLVQWSSASPDDATWESLHQLQLSFAHLVGKVL; encoded by the exons atgaatggaaaaatGAATAGTGACATTAAGGTTGAGgatagtggggagatgaaaag GTTCTTTGTTGGTCCATCTTGTCCCCTTAAGCTTCAATTTTTGCATCATGTTCATAGTAGTCCCTTAGCTGGCCATTCTAGGTTCCTGAAGTCTTACCACAGGGCTAAGAGTGACTTTTATCTGTATGGCATGAAGTTTGACCTCAAGAAGTTCATTAAGGAGTGTGACATTTGCCAAAGGATCAAGTCTGATATCCTCTCCT ATAGGCAGACTGAAGTTGTGAATAGGAGTTTGGAGCAATATCTAAGGGCTTTCACTATTGATAGACCTCATCAGTGGGCTTCTTGGCTACCATTGgctgaattttggtttaattcctcCTTTCATACTAGTTTGCAACTAACTCCTTTTGAAACTTTGTATGGCTTTCCTCCCCCTAAGCTCCAAGGTTATGTGCTTGGTACTACTAGGGTGGATGCCTTGGATTCATTGTTAAGTCAAAGGCAGGTTGTTTTGGACACCTTAAAGGTTCATCTGGCTACTGCTCAAGCTAGAATGAAGACCCAAGCTGATAGGCACAGGCAGGAGAGGTCTTTTGCAGTGGGGGATTGG CTGGGTCAGCATGTCACACCCTTACCTACTCTGCCTCCTGTTGATGAATCTGGTCAAGTGTTTACTGAACCAGTGGTTGTTCTACAAAAAAGGACCAAGTCTTTGAGGTCTAGGGTCATCACAGAAGTCTTGGTGCAGTGGTCAAGTGCTTCTCCTGATGATGCAACCTGGGAATCCCTTCATCAGCTACAACTCTCCTTTgctcaccttgtgggcaaggtgctTTGA